Genomic window (Rossellomorea aquimaris):
CCCCGTTGATTGTCATGACCGATACAGAAATGTATACACTGCCATTAGGGTTGAACACCTTTAAAGGCCAATATGTCAGCTACTGGAACTACATAATGGCGGCATCCATGGTCTTTACTCTGCCGGTACTCCTTCTGTATGCATTCTTTAATCGCTACTTTATTAAAGGAATATCTTTCACAGGAGGGAAATAGTGATGGGAGGGCTTCTCATTTTGGGAGCTCTCTTTTTATTGGAGTAAAGGGTATGTGAAAAATAGAGGAGGAAGCAGGAATATTGATGGGTTTGCTGCGAATTTTTGCTGATTTGATTGTAGTTTATGGTGTTGCGAGCAGATTGGTTGGGTGTGTGCGGGGGCATTTTGTCGTCAGAGATAGAATTATCAGCGAAATATTGATTTTATCAGCGAAATTTCAAATATATCAGCGAACGATGGTAGTCAAGAGGTGGCGCTAAGCGAAAAATGTTGCTTGTCTCCGCCTTGCAATTGTAACAGAAATCCATTTAACGGAGAACATTGTATTAATGAGGTATAGGGCAAATTCTAGGTGCTAAAAAGAGTGCCAGGCACCCAAGGATTCAATAGCATCTCAAAATGCTCCCGTAATATCCTCCAACCCTCACAAAAAAGCAGCGAACCCAACAAAGGTCCGCTGCTTTCCTTTTTAAATTTACGCTCCTGCCCAAACGTCCTTGGCATATCGACCATCTTCTTCAAGTGATCCCAGCCATTCGGCAGCTTCTTCTTTCGTTGTTTGATAGAAATGCATATAGCATTCTACTAATGTGCGTTCCACATCTGGTGCCATTTTACCACCGTCTCCACAGATGTATAAGCGGCCGCCATCTTTCAATATAGGAAGGATGTCTTCAGCGTTTTCCGCCAATCGATGCTGGACGTACGTCTTTTCTTGACCAGGGCATCTTGAGAACGCGGTGTGAAGAGTTACGATTCCATCTTGTTCGGCCTTCTCTAATTCCTCTTGATATAAGAAATCGTGTTGTGGATTGCGACAGCCGAAGTAAAGATGGGCTGCTCCCAGCGTTTCTCCTTTTTCTTTAAGAATGCGGCGTGCCTGGATAAATCCCCTGAATGGTGCAATTCCTGTTCCAGGTCCGATCATGACTATTGGTGTTTCGGTTTCGTCCGGAAGCTGGAAGTTCGATTGAGGTGTAGAGATAAAGCACGCTATCTTATCGCCTTCGGAACGTTCTGCCAGATAGTTTGATGCAATTCCTTTGTATTCTCCATGTCCGCTCCATGCATCTCCGCGAACGACGCTGACCGTGATGCTCGCTTCTCCTTCTTTGTAGAGGGGAGAGCTTGAAATCGAGTAGTATCTTGCTTTTAGTGCTGGGAGTAAAAGCAGGAACCCTTCAAACGGAATTTCACAGGCAAGGTACTTTTCCACCAGGTCCAGCATGGTGATCCGTTTACCGAGTATCTCCCTTTTGTACGTTCCATCCTCCAATAGCTCTTCAAGCTCTAATACATGGGGAGGACATACAGTATGAGACGCAAGTGCCCGGATTTGGGAACGGGTAGCAGGTTCTTGGAATTCCACATAATTAGAGAGTAATTCCTTAAGAATTACTGGCTTCTCTGTTGGAAGGTGGACTGCTTTTCCGGGATCTCCAGTAAGTTGGACATAATCTTCGCCGTTCAGGTTGAATCGACTGAGCACTCGCTCAACAAGAACGCTTGGATTCCGTGGAAGCACCCCAATATGGTCTCCTACCTCATAGTCAACACCCTCTGGAAGAGTCAACTCAATATGTCTTGTATTCCTTCCACTTTCCACATTCTGCAATTCAATATTTCTACTTACCACCGATGTAAAAGCATGATGAGTGCGGGCAAGTGGTGTGTCACTGACATCACTGACAAAATTCATCGTGATTGACCTGCTTTCTTGCCCGTTTTGATGAAGTTCTATGTTCAATTCTTTTGCTAGATTTGGCCAAAGAGCATCCGACCATTTCTCGTAATCTCCTTCAAAATCGTCGCTTGCATCACCATGGCCTGTGTTAGACAGGCGATGAGCTCCTTTTTGTTCCATCTGCTCATCAATGAAGGTAGGGATGCGTTGGTACGTAGTCGCCCAGTTGTGGTCGCCACATCCGAATACCGCATAGCGAACACCGTTTAGTGTTCCTTCCTCCGTTTCATTTAGCCAAGAAACGAATGCGTCCGCATTGTCCGGAGGATTTCCGTTATAGGAAGCAGAAACAATGAGAACCGCTCCTTCTGTCGGAAGCCCGCCCGTAAAATCATTTAAAGGGGCAACCTCGGTAATGAAGCCTTGTTGACGACCTGTTTCAGCAAGATCGCGGGCGATTCCTTCAGCTGTTCCCATGTTTGAACCAAACAGAATATGGAGTGGTGTACCATGAGACGACTCTAGAGAAGCTTGTTCTGCTTTTTTCTCAGATATCACTTCTTCCGAAGAAGCAGCTGTAAAGGACATGACCGGTTTCCGAGGTGAAACGCGCATCGTCAAACCATCTGGCTTGAGGGTCAAGGTTTCTTTTACATCCAATTGATATTCTCTATGATCAATCAGATCAAAGTGTTGCAAAATCATTCCGAGAACAAGCGTCGCTTCGTGAAGGGCAAACTGCTGGCCGATGCAGGCGCGCTGCCCGTTTCCGAAAGGTTTGTAAGCGTGATACGGAATCGAAGACGGGTCCTCAAAACGCTCTGGTCTAAACGATTCTGCGTCATCTCCCCAAACGGATGGATCACGGTGAAGCTCTGGAATAATAAGGGTGAATACATCATCTTTCTTAACTTTGTATTTCCCGTTTAGCGTCGTGTCTTCTTTTGCATAAACGGAAAATGCCGGTGCTGTCGGCCATAGACGAAGTGCTTCATTAAGCACCATGCGAACATATTTCAATTTCTTCACTCGTTTATAATCAGGAACGTCGTCACCCAGCACTTCATCCACTTCTTGCTGCGCTTTCTTCAATTTTTCCGGATTATTCATGAGAAAGTAAATGGTAAACGATAGAAGACCACTTGTTGTTTCGTGTCCAGCAATTAAAAAAGTAATGATTTGATAACGGATGTTCTCATCATCTAGCACTTCACCCGTTTCCGGATCCTTCCCTTTTAACATATGGGAGAGCAGGTCATCCTCACCCTGATCACCATTTTGTTTCCGTTCCGCAATCAATTCATCAACCAGATTGAACATGTATTGAATGTCTTCCTTGAATTGTTTTTTAGATTTAACCATCAATTTATCTTGAACACCAAGTCGCTGCGTTTGACTCATGGCTTCGTCCATTGCCCGGACCATACTGTCGACAAATGGGTGGGAATTTTCCCGATAAAAGCTGTTAAAGCGGTAATTAAACCCGCAGAGACCGATCGTATCCAAGGTTAAGCGAGTCATATCTTCAGGAACATCGATTTCATCAGCCGGATTTAAGCGGGCCCACTTCTGAATAAGTTGGGTGGCGAGATCGACCATTTTAGCATGATAGCCTTTCATTGCCTGCTGGCTGAAACTTGGAAGCAGGATATTATGCGCCTTTTTCCAATTGTTTTCCGTCGTTTCACTTGTGAAAAGGCCGTCGCCGCCAAATGCTCTTACTTTTTGCAGGGCCGGGCCGACTTTCTTATCAAATCGTGTTTCGTCACAAATTTCTTTAGCAAGGGAGGCACTCGATACAAACGTACTGATACGTCCCGGAAATTGAAACTGAAAGATCGGGCCGAGTTCTCTTGCAAGCTTCATATAGGATTGAAGAGGTTTGTCTTTATCGATGACCGGCAAACTGCCGAGGGGTCCATACGTCTTTGGCTGCGGTAGTTGGTTTGAGTTTGTCATTTAGTAGCACCTCTTTTTAAAGAATTATAACGGAATGAACGTTCATTCCGTTTGGTGTATGAGAAACTATTTGTTTCTCATACATGTAATCGTACAGCGTCCCAGATACTTTCTTCTACATCTTCTAATAGTTTTGCTTCCGGCTCCAGCTCCCCAATACGAACTAATCGTTGAAGCTCTAGAAAAGCTCCGTAAACGATGGCAATCAGAGCGGAGGAAGGAAGCTCCTTAATTTCTTTTTTCTCTTTTCCTGAATCAAAAAAATTCTTTAGGATATCCAGGAGTCCTTGAAAGCTATCATGACTTGCTTTGTCTAAAAAATGGGCACTGCTATGTGTTTTAATAAAATAAAGTGCATGGCTTTGCTTTGTTGTAAATAGAATCATGGCTTTAAATATATGATGAAATTGATCCCGAATGGTTTCATCATAAGGGAACTCATTTTCAAGAGTTTCTGTAAATATCCTTACATACTCTTGAAAAAGCTTGTTGCCAAGCACTTCTTTATTTTCAAAGTAACGATAGATGGTACCGGCTCCAACTCCTGCCGATGTCGCAATCATTGGAATCGTAGTCGCGTCATATCCACGCTCAGCAAA
Coding sequences:
- a CDS encoding bifunctional cytochrome P450/NADPH--P450 reductase, yielding MTNSNQLPQPKTYGPLGSLPVIDKDKPLQSYMKLARELGPIFQFQFPGRISTFVSSASLAKEICDETRFDKKVGPALQKVRAFGGDGLFTSETTENNWKKAHNILLPSFSQQAMKGYHAKMVDLATQLIQKWARLNPADEIDVPEDMTRLTLDTIGLCGFNYRFNSFYRENSHPFVDSMVRAMDEAMSQTQRLGVQDKLMVKSKKQFKEDIQYMFNLVDELIAERKQNGDQGEDDLLSHMLKGKDPETGEVLDDENIRYQIITFLIAGHETTSGLLSFTIYFLMNNPEKLKKAQQEVDEVLGDDVPDYKRVKKLKYVRMVLNEALRLWPTAPAFSVYAKEDTTLNGKYKVKKDDVFTLIIPELHRDPSVWGDDAESFRPERFEDPSSIPYHAYKPFGNGQRACIGQQFALHEATLVLGMILQHFDLIDHREYQLDVKETLTLKPDGLTMRVSPRKPVMSFTAASSEEVISEKKAEQASLESSHGTPLHILFGSNMGTAEGIARDLAETGRQQGFITEVAPLNDFTGGLPTEGAVLIVSASYNGNPPDNADAFVSWLNETEEGTLNGVRYAVFGCGDHNWATTYQRIPTFIDEQMEQKGAHRLSNTGHGDASDDFEGDYEKWSDALWPNLAKELNIELHQNGQESRSITMNFVSDVSDTPLARTHHAFTSVVSRNIELQNVESGRNTRHIELTLPEGVDYEVGDHIGVLPRNPSVLVERVLSRFNLNGEDYVQLTGDPGKAVHLPTEKPVILKELLSNYVEFQEPATRSQIRALASHTVCPPHVLELEELLEDGTYKREILGKRITMLDLVEKYLACEIPFEGFLLLLPALKARYYSISSSPLYKEGEASITVSVVRGDAWSGHGEYKGIASNYLAERSEGDKIACFISTPQSNFQLPDETETPIVMIGPGTGIAPFRGFIQARRILKEKGETLGAAHLYFGCRNPQHDFLYQEELEKAEQDGIVTLHTAFSRCPGQEKTYVQHRLAENAEDILPILKDGGRLYICGDGGKMAPDVERTLVECYMHFYQTTKEEAAEWLGSLEEDGRYAKDVWAGA
- a CDS encoding TetR/AcrR family transcriptional regulator is translated as MATAVNKRDSIISSALVLFAERGYDATTIPMIATSAGVGAGTIYRYFENKEVLGNKLFQEYVRIFTETLENEFPYDETIRDQFHHIFKAMILFTTKQSHALYFIKTHSSAHFLDKASHDSFQGLLDILKNFFDSGKEKKEIKELPSSALIAIVYGAFLELQRLVRIGELEPEAKLLEDVEESIWDAVRLHV